The proteins below are encoded in one region of Silene latifolia isolate original U9 population chromosome 2, ASM4854445v1, whole genome shotgun sequence:
- the LOC141643377 gene encoding DNA repair protein RAD4 gives MKSNNKKKINKNSQQNNNNGDKPRRITRSSNKKSVDIIRENQPLKFRQLNNQRDEQYQNDEQHQVQSDNEGDWEDGSLNPSTLSPKNQVNYDVKVNDIVNQINGVTVEFDALPESSSKKKRVRRATAEDKEVAELVHKAHLLCLIARGRFIDAACDDPLIQAALLSLLPSHLLDISEVTKLTINSLAPLVTWFHQNFHVKSSSSAEKPFNSALACALEMQGGSPEEVAALSVALFRALNLTTRFVSILDVASLKPEADSDEPPHLDRIKRKDVFSSSTLMVSKIKEEGTSSSSSVINGNKVHETSDQSTGGAQNISKEDNHQKRKGDLEFEMQLQMAMAATSVETSEMKPVESTSCSLSHPLNSLSPFKKLKRIAEESPSSSHVISTAIGSKKVGAPLYWAEVFCNGENLTGKWVHIDAVNSIVDGELKVEALAAACKSSLRYVVAFAGHGAKDVTRRYCAKWYQISPKRIDPGWWDAVLSSLKELESRATGGIPSKEVVGEVGQTSLTHAVTSGKSRLSEKSSVGLGKNKETCSSGSSVYSRSIAEDMELATRALTEPLPTNQQAYRNHPLYVIEKWLSKYQILHPKGPLLGFCSGHAVYPRTCVQTLHTKQRWLREGLQVRLNELPSKVVKSCYKNRKGQVTEVENSAEVASEADIALFGKWQTEMLCLPHAVDGKVPKNERGQVDVWSEKCLPPGTIHLRLPRLVPVAKRLGIDFAPAMVGFEFRNGRSVPVYEGIVVCQEFRETILEAYTEEEQRREEEEKKRDERQAMSRWYQLLSSMVTRQRLNDKYMNNPESETEYNDLKAESKSSRKDTTDVGESTPPIQESTHRTTVHDIDGTDEQYHEHVFLTDDESFVDDSMTQSKKCRCGLSIQVEEL, from the exons ATGAAATCCAATAACAagaagaaaatcaacaaaaattcTCAACAAAATAACAACAATGGCGATAAACCCAGAAGAATAACACGATCCTCTAACAAAAAAAGTGTTGATATTATCAGAGAAAACCAACCTCTTAAATTCCGTCAACTTAACAACCAACGTGatgaacaatatcaaaatgatgaACAGCATCAAGTTCAATCTGATAATGAGGGAGATTGGGAAGATGGGTCACTTAATCCTTCTACATTATCTCCTAAAAATCAAGTTAATTATGATGTTAAGGTTAATGATATTGTTAATCAAATTAATGGAGTTACTGTTGAATTTGATGCTTTACCGGAATCGTCTTCGAAGAAAAAGCGTGTTCGACGAGCCACTGCTGAAGATAAG GAAGTTGCAGAGTTAGTCCATAAGGCTCACTTGCTTTGCTTGATTGCTAGGGGGAGGTTCATTGATGCTGCGTGTGATGACCCTCTTATACAG GCTGCGTTACTATCACTTTTGCCATCACACTTGCTGGACATATCTGAAGTTACTAAACTGACAATTAATTCTTTGGCTCCTCTTGTTACTTGG TTCCATCAAAATTTTCACGTTAAAAGCTCAAGTAGTGCAGAAAAACCCTTCAACTCAGCTCTTGCATGTGCTCTTGAAATGCAAGGAGGGAGCCCTGAAGAg GTTGCTGCACTGTCTGTAGCATTATTCAGGGCTCTAAATCTTACAACAAG GTTTGTATCAATTTTGGATGTAGCTTCCTTGAAACCAGAAGCTGACTCCGATGAGCCACCACACCTAGACAGAATCAAGAGGAAAGATGTATTTTCCTCATCAACACTTATGGTTAGTAAGATAAAGGAAGAAGGGACAAGTTCTAGTTCTTCTGTTATCAATGGAAATAAGGTTCACGAGACTTCAG ATCAGTCAACTGGTGGGGCCCAGAATATTTCAAAGGAAGACAATCATCAGAAACGGAAAGGTGACTTGGAATTTGAGATGCAATTGCAAATGGCCATGGCAGCCACATCAGTAGAAACCTCTGAAATGAAACCAGTAGAGTCTACAAGCTGCTCTCTAAGTCATCCATTGAATTCCTTGTCCCCCtttaaaaaattgaaaagaatTGCTGAAGAATCTCCATCATCCTCCCATGTGATATCTACAGCAATTGGATCCAAGAAAGTAGGAGCTCCACTATACTGGGCGGAAGTCTTCTGCAATGGCGAGAACCTAACTGGAAAGTGGGTCCACATTGATGCTGTTAACTCAATTGTTGATGGTGAGCTGAAAGTAGAGGCTTTGGCTGCTGCATGCAAGAGTTCTTTGCGATATGTTGTTGCCTTTGCAGGACATGGTGCTAAAGACGTCACTCGCAG GTACTGTGCTAAGTGGTACCAAATATCACCAAAACGAATTGATCCAGGGTGGTGGGATGCTGTCTTATCTTCGCTGAAGGAGTTGGAGTCTCGTGCAACCGGTGGAATTCCTTCCAaggaagttgttggtgaagttggACAAACCTCCCTAACCCACGCAGTTACCTCTGGAAAGAGTAGATTATCAGAGAAATCAAGTGTAGGTCTTGGCAAAAATAAAGAAACATGTTCTAGTGGTTCCTCCGTTTATAGCAGAAGCATTGCTGAGGACATGGAATTAGCAACTAGGGCATTAACCGAACCTCTTCCAACCAATCAGCAG GCCTATAGAAACCATCCATTGTATGTGATTGAAAAATGGCTCTCCAAATATCAGATTTTGCACCCTAAGGGTCCTTTACTTGGTTTCTGTTCGGGTCATGCAGTTTATCCACGCACATGCGTGCAAACACTTCACACAAAGCAAAGATGGCTTCGTGAGGGGCTGCAAGTTAGGTTAAACGAGCTTCCCTCAAAG GTGGTGAAGAGTTGCTACAAGAATCGTAAAGGACAGGTCACCGAAGTAGAAAATTCTGCTGAAGTTGCATCTGAAGCTGATATTGCTCTTTTTGGAAAGTGGCAAACTGAAATGCTATGTTTGCCTCATGCTGTTGATGGAAAAGTTCCTAAG AATGAGCGTGGTCAAGTGGATGTATGGTCAGAGAAATGCCTCCCTCCAGGGACTATACATCTGCGGCTACCAAGGTTGGTTCCTGTTGCAAAGAGACTTGGGATTGATTTTGCTCCTGCTATGGTCGGATTTGAATTCCGAAATGGACGTTCAGTTCCTGTTTATGAAGGCATTGTGGTCTGTCAAGAGTTCAGAGAAACAATTCTAGAG GCATATACAGAAGAGGAGCAAAGaagggaggaagaagaaaagaaacgaGATGAGAGGCAGGCGATGTCACGGTGGTACCAACTTCTCTCATCTATGGTTACTCGGCAAAGGCTAAACGACAAGTACATGAACAACCCGGAATCAGAAACTGAATATAATGACTTGAAGGCCGAGAGTAAATCATCTCGTAAGGACACTACGGATGTGGGTGAAAGTACACCACCCATTCAAGAGAGCACTCATAGAACTACAGTCCATGATATCGATGGAACTGACGAGCAATATCATGAACATGTCTTTCTGACTGATGATGAGAGTTTTGTTGACGACAGCATGACACAATCTAAAAAATGTCGATGTGGATTGTCGATACAGGTAGAAGAGCTTTAG
- the LOC141643379 gene encoding UDP-glucuronate:xylan alpha-glucuronosyltransferase 1-like encodes MGSFFSPKETRQRSYVSIEDIYKRKFKRSRAKEERAANNVGSQDKGLRTKLPLLRPALIIIVSITLVTIFIHSPSICTNAHFSQHYASRPNLMRRWIWGNADPRYTSNLQINWDDISKVLDNLNEKEYHTMGLLNFNKDELNLWNQIIPDNEQTVLNLNYAKENITWETLYPEWIDEEEEEEVPVCPSLPKLEPPRKRLDLIAVKLPCRVSKGKNWSRDVARLHLQLAAAGLATSAKGNYPVHLLFVTNCFPIPNLFTCKELVKHEGNAWLYRPNLTVLREKLQLPAGSCELALPLKDKERSYEGNPRREAYATILHSAHVYVCGAIAAAQSIRMVGSTRDLVILVDETISAYHRSGLEAAGWKIRTIQRIRNPKAEKDAYNEWNYSKFRLWQLTDYDKIIFIDADLLILRNIDFLFKMPEISATGNNATLFNSGVMLIEPSNCTFKLLMDHINEIESYNGGDQGYLNEIFTWWHRIPRHMNFLKHFWVGDEEEKKEMKTRLFGSDPPVLYVLHYLGIKPWLCHKDYDCNWNTDFLQEFASDVAHARWWRVHDAMPEHLQQFCRLRTKQKAQIEWDRRQAEKGNYSDGHWKVSVKDKRMKICIEKLCNWKGMLKHWGETNSNWTDDDSFTPAITVT; translated from the exons GAGCAGCCAACAATGTAGGAAGCCAAGACAAGGGTTTGAGGACTAAATTGCCACTCTTAAGACCTGCCCTAAtcataattgtttctatcacttTGGTTACCATTTTCATCCATTCCCCATCCATTTGTACTAATGCCCATTTCTCCCAACACTATGCTTCCCG GCCAAACCTAATGAGAAGATGGATATGGGGTAATGCTGACCCAAGATACACATCAAATCTACAAATTAATTGGGATGACATCTCGAAAGTACTTGACAATCTTAATGAGAAAGAGTACCACACAATGGGTCTCCTAAACTTCAACAAAGATGAACTCAATTTATGGAACCAAATAATTCCTGATAATGAACAAACTGTCCTAAACCTGAACTATGCTAAGGAAAACATTACATGGGAAACCTTATATCCCGAATGGATTGAcgaggaggaggaagaagaagtccCGGTTTGCCCATCGTTGCCAAAGCTCGAGCCACCTAGGAAGCGGCTAGACCTGATTGCTGTCAAGCTGCCCTGTCGGGTTAGCAAGGGGAAGAATTGGTCCAGGGATGTAGCTCGGTTGCACCTGCAACTGGCTGCAGCGGGTTTAGCTACATCGGCTAAAGGGAATTACCCGGTGCACTTGCTTTTCGTCACTAATTGCTTCCCAATACCAAACTTGTTTACTTGCAAGGAGTTAGTAAAACATGAAGGAAATGCATGGTTGTATAGGCCAAACTTGACTGTGTTGAGGGAGAAACTTCAGCTTCCTGCCGGGTCCTGTGAACTCGCGCTTCCTCTAAAAGACAAAG AGAGATCATACGAGGGAAATCCAAGGCGGGAAGCATACGCAACAATTCTTCACTCGGCTCATGTCTATGTCTGTGGGGCCATAGCGGCTGCTCAGAGCATCCGGATGGTGGGGTCCACTCGGGACCTAGTCATCTTGGTGGACGAGACAATAAGCGCGTACCATAGAAGTGGGCTCGAGGCAGCAGGATGGAAGATCCGGACTATCCAGAGAATAAGAAATCCGAAAGCTGAAAAAGATGCATATAATGAGTGGAACTACAGCAAGTTCAGGCTATGGCAACTTACAGATTACGATAAGATCATATTCATAGATGCCGACCTTTTAATCCTGAGAAACATAGACTTCCTTTTCAAAATGCCCGAAATTTCAGCAACAGGAAACAATGCCACCCTCTTTAATTCTGGGGTTATGCTAATTGAGCCCTCGAATTGCACTTTTAAACTCCTAATGGATCACATTAATGAAATTGAATCCTATAACGGAGGCGATCAAGGCTACCTTAACGAGATTTTCACATGGTGGCATAGAATCCCGAGACACATGAACTTTCTAAAGCATTTTTGGGTTGGAGATGAGgaggaaaaaaaagaaatgaaaacgCGTCTGTTTGGTTCAGACCCGCCTGTATTATACGTTCTACATTACTTAGGAATCAAGCCGTGGCTTTGCCATAAGGACTACGACTGCAATTGGAACACAGACTTCTTACAAGAGTTTGCAAGTGACGTTGCTCACGCCAGGTGGTGGAGAGTCCACGATGCAATGCCCGAGCATTTGCAACAGTTTTGTAGGTTGAGAACGAAACAAAAGGCTCAGATTGAGTGGGACCGGAGACAGGCCGAGAAAGGGAATTACAGTGATGGGCATTGGAAAGTTAGTGTAAAGGATAAGAGGATGAAGATTTGCATTGAGAAGTTGTGTAATTGGAAAGGTATGTTAAAGCATTGGGGTGAGACTAACAGTAATTGGACTGATGATGATTCTTTCACTCCTGCAATTACTGTCACTTGA